The Streptomyces sp. Mut1 genome window below encodes:
- a CDS encoding acyl-CoA dehydrogenase family protein, protein MAEFTLELNDDQKEVRDWLHGFAADVIRPAASEWDEREETPWPVIQEAAKVGIYSLDFYAQQFFDPTGLGIPMAMEELFWGDAGIALSIVGTGLAAVGVLANGTEEQIGTWIPQMYGDADDVKVAAFCSSEPDAGSDVASMRTRAVYDQAKDEWVLNGTKTWATNGGIANVHVVVAVVDPELGSKGHASFIVPPDTPGLSQGQKFKKHGIRASHTAEVVLEDVRVPGHCLLGGKEKLDQRLARARERAASGGERVKNAAMATFEASRPAVGAMAVGTARAAYEVALDYARTRTQFGRPIIDNQGIAFQLADMRTQIDAARLLVWRASWMATAGKPFESAEGSMSKLYASETAKKVTAQAIQILGGNGYTREYPVERMHRDAAIYTIFEGTSEIQRLVIARTLSGMPIR, encoded by the coding sequence ATGGCGGAGTTCACGCTCGAACTCAACGATGACCAGAAGGAGGTCCGTGACTGGCTTCACGGCTTTGCCGCTGACGTGATCCGTCCGGCCGCTTCGGAGTGGGACGAGCGTGAGGAAACGCCCTGGCCCGTCATCCAGGAGGCGGCGAAGGTCGGGATCTACTCCCTCGACTTCTACGCCCAGCAGTTCTTCGATCCTACGGGGCTCGGCATCCCGATGGCCATGGAGGAACTGTTCTGGGGCGACGCCGGCATCGCCCTGTCGATCGTCGGTACGGGCCTGGCGGCCGTCGGCGTCCTCGCCAACGGCACCGAGGAACAGATCGGCACCTGGATCCCGCAGATGTACGGCGACGCCGACGACGTCAAGGTCGCCGCCTTCTGCTCCTCCGAGCCCGACGCCGGCTCCGACGTCGCCTCGATGCGCACCCGCGCGGTCTACGACCAGGCCAAGGACGAGTGGGTGCTCAACGGCACCAAGACCTGGGCGACCAACGGCGGCATCGCCAACGTCCACGTGGTCGTCGCCGTCGTCGACCCCGAACTCGGCTCCAAGGGGCACGCCTCCTTCATCGTCCCGCCGGACACCCCCGGCCTGTCGCAGGGCCAGAAGTTCAAGAAGCACGGCATCCGCGCCTCGCACACCGCCGAAGTCGTCCTTGAGGACGTGCGCGTCCCCGGTCACTGCCTGCTCGGCGGCAAGGAGAAGCTCGACCAGCGCCTCGCCCGCGCCCGCGAGCGTGCCGCCTCAGGCGGCGAGCGTGTGAAGAACGCGGCGATGGCCACCTTCGAGGCCTCCCGCCCGGCCGTCGGCGCCATGGCCGTCGGCACCGCCCGTGCCGCGTACGAGGTGGCGCTGGACTACGCCAGGACCCGGACCCAGTTCGGCCGCCCGATCATCGACAACCAGGGCATCGCCTTCCAGCTCGCCGACATGCGCACCCAGATCGACGCGGCCCGCCTCCTGGTCTGGCGCGCCTCCTGGATGGCCACCGCCGGCAAGCCCTTCGAGTCCGCCGAGGGCTCCATGTCCAAGCTCTACGCGAGCGAGACCGCCAAGAAGGTCACCGCCCAGGCGATCCAGATCCTCGGTGGCAACGGCTACACCCGTGAATACCCGGTCGAGCGCATGCACCGGGACGCCGCGATCTACACGATCTTCGAGGGAACGAGCGAGATCCAGCGCCTGGTCATCGCCCGCACCCTCTCCGGCATGCCGATCCGCTGA
- a CDS encoding TetR family transcriptional regulator produces METTRQAERQRTSAERRRRELLEAADRVVLRDGPGASMNAIAAEAGITKPILYRHFGDKGGLYRALAKRHTDALLSALRAALDAPADRRERVESTLDTYLAAIEARPQVYRFLMHPSDDATPSPEQGFDVGRHSAPLLRRLGEELAAVIAERVDLGPDSQAMARIWGHGIVGMMHAAGDWWLGERPCSREQLVRSLADLLWGRLAAAGDRSGGPGF; encoded by the coding sequence ATGGAGACCACACGACAGGCGGAGCGCCAGCGGACCTCGGCGGAGCGCCGCCGCCGTGAGCTGCTGGAGGCCGCCGACCGCGTGGTACTCAGGGACGGCCCCGGGGCCTCGATGAACGCCATCGCGGCCGAGGCGGGAATCACCAAGCCCATCCTCTACCGGCACTTCGGCGACAAGGGCGGTCTCTACCGCGCCCTCGCCAAGCGGCACACCGACGCCCTGCTGAGCGCCCTGCGCGCCGCCCTCGACGCGCCCGCCGACCGCCGCGAACGGGTTGAGTCGACCCTCGACACCTATCTCGCGGCCATCGAGGCACGCCCTCAGGTCTACCGCTTCCTGATGCACCCGTCCGACGACGCCACCCCCTCCCCCGAGCAGGGTTTCGACGTCGGCCGGCACTCCGCGCCGCTGCTGCGCCGCCTGGGCGAGGAGCTCGCGGCCGTCATCGCCGAGCGGGTGGACCTCGGCCCGGACAGCCAGGCCATGGCCCGCATCTGGGGCCATGGCATCGTCGGCATGATGCACGCGGCGGGCGACTGGTGGCTGGGCGAACGCCCGTGCTCCCGCGAGCAGTTGGTGCGGAGCCTGGCCGATCTACTCTGGGGCAGGCTGGCCGCCGCCGGCGACCGCTCGGGCGGCCCCGGCTTCTGA
- the def gene encoding peptide deformylase — protein MTAMRNRPIPGSSGIVRTMSLLGDPVLHAACEPVTDFGPALARLVEDMYATMYEARGVGLAANQIGVPSRVFVFDCPDDEDVRHLGHVVNPVLVEADGVTVRGPEGCLSLPGLEAGTPRFDHAVVEGVTVEGEPVRIAGTGFFARCLQHECDHLDGRVYPDRLTGLRRVRVLRAARRAPWGRTA, from the coding sequence ATGACCGCCATGCGAAACCGCCCGATCCCCGGCAGTTCCGGAATCGTCCGGACCATGAGCCTGCTCGGCGACCCGGTCCTGCACGCGGCGTGCGAACCGGTCACGGACTTCGGTCCCGCGCTCGCCCGGCTCGTCGAGGACATGTACGCCACGATGTACGAGGCGCGGGGCGTCGGGCTCGCCGCCAACCAGATCGGTGTGCCGTCAAGGGTGTTCGTCTTCGACTGCCCCGACGACGAGGACGTGCGCCACCTGGGCCACGTGGTCAACCCCGTACTGGTCGAGGCGGACGGTGTCACCGTGCGCGGACCCGAGGGCTGCCTCTCGCTCCCGGGCCTGGAGGCCGGCACGCCGCGCTTCGACCACGCCGTGGTGGAGGGGGTGACGGTGGAGGGCGAGCCGGTGCGGATCGCCGGGACCGGCTTCTTCGCGCGCTGCCTCCAGCACGAGTGCGACCACCTCGACGGCCGGGTCTACCCCGACCGGCTGACCGGTCTGCGCCGGGTTCGGGTGCTGCGCGCGGCCCGCCGGGCACCCTGGGGGCGCACCGCCTGA
- a CDS encoding right-handed parallel beta-helix repeat-containing protein, producing MQIKTVLACAGLLAGSLATLGATAQAAPAHETASVRPAAAALYVAPDGTADAAGTESDPTTLSSAIGRVGSGGTIYLRGGTYHYGQTVTIEPGNDGTSGARTTMAAYPGEQPVLNFSEMSEDPANRGLAVNGAYWHIDGITVEHAGDNGIFVGGSNNVIEHVVTRFNHDSGLQISRISSSTPDDEWPADNLILSSESHDNADSDGEDADGFASKLTSGPGNVFRYTVSHNNIDDGWDLYTKKDTGPIGRVTIEDSLSYDNGTLSDGTVNDDGDRNGFKLGGDGIAVDHIVRRNIAYNNGHHGFTYNNNPGSMTVSDNIGIDNEERNFSFDKGTSVFRDNTSCRGGSGSNDKTVGDADSSNQFWSGSNGSRCSAYEGAMQWSFASDGRLVVSFGGNVVTP from the coding sequence ATGCAGATCAAAACCGTTCTCGCATGTGCCGGCCTGCTGGCCGGCTCGCTCGCCACCCTGGGCGCCACCGCGCAGGCCGCCCCGGCGCACGAGACGGCCTCCGTGCGACCGGCCGCCGCAGCGCTGTACGTGGCGCCGGACGGCACCGCCGACGCGGCGGGCACGGAGTCGGACCCCACCACGCTGTCCTCGGCGATCGGCCGGGTCGGCTCCGGAGGGACGATCTACCTGCGCGGCGGCACGTACCACTACGGGCAGACGGTCACCATCGAGCCGGGCAACGACGGCACGTCGGGCGCCCGCACCACGATGGCCGCCTACCCGGGCGAGCAACCGGTGCTGAACTTCTCGGAGATGAGCGAGGACCCGGCCAACCGCGGGCTCGCGGTGAACGGCGCCTACTGGCACATCGACGGCATCACGGTCGAGCACGCGGGTGACAACGGCATCTTCGTCGGCGGCAGCAACAACGTCATCGAGCACGTCGTGACGCGCTTCAACCACGACTCGGGCCTGCAGATCTCCCGGATCTCCTCCAGCACCCCCGACGACGAGTGGCCCGCCGACAACCTCATCCTGAGCTCGGAGTCGCACGACAACGCCGACTCCGACGGCGAGGACGCCGACGGCTTCGCCTCCAAGCTCACCTCGGGCCCCGGCAACGTCTTCCGCTACACCGTCTCCCACAACAACATCGACGACGGCTGGGACCTCTACACCAAGAAGGACACCGGCCCGATCGGCCGGGTGACCATCGAGGACTCGCTCTCCTACGACAACGGCACCCTCTCCGACGGGACCGTGAACGACGACGGCGACCGCAACGGCTTCAAGCTCGGCGGCGACGGCATCGCGGTCGACCACATCGTGCGGCGCAACATCGCCTACAACAACGGACACCACGGGTTCACGTACAACAACAACCCCGGCTCGATGACCGTGTCGGACAACATCGGCATCGACAACGAGGAGCGCAACTTCTCCTTCGACAAGGGGACTTCGGTGTTCCGCGACAACACCTCCTGCCGTGGCGGCAGCGGCTCCAACGACAAGACCGTCGGGGACGCGGACAGCTCCAACCAGTTCTGGTCGGGATCGAACGGCTCCCGGTGCTCCGCGTACGAGGGCGCCATGCAGTGGTCGTTCGCCTCGGACGGCCGCCTCGTGGTGTCGTTCGGCGGGAACGTCGTCACGCCGTGA
- a CDS encoding alanine--tRNA ligase-related protein has protein sequence MDTEQLTRTFVEYFEDRGHHRVVGSTLLPPPGDPVLFTTSGMHPLTPYLEGRPHPGGSRLVNVQRCLRTTDLDEVGDATHLTVFEMLGTWSLGDYDGPCSLDWGYGLLTEGLGVDPGRLHATVYAGDGRTGRDTASLRMWQDLGVPVELTVEDNWWSNGPVGPCGPDSEIFLWSGEGPPVSTPTRDERWVEVWNHVTMSHRRLDDGSLVPLPRRNVDTGLGLERLATLLQGRRSVFECDAFDPWRRLVPGPWPLDEVSLRLVCDHLRSAVVVIGDGVRPAATGRGYVLRRLLRRVLTVLRRDDPSRTLGDLPPELVRHTLDHFRQDLDPGVVPRVLAEEERRFTGLLERGRRVLARPRFRGSLTDEDFHYLHDTHGLPRELITSLREG, from the coding sequence ATGGATACGGAACAGCTGACCCGCACATTCGTCGAGTACTTCGAGGACCGCGGCCACCACCGCGTCGTCGGCTCGACCCTGCTGCCGCCGCCCGGCGACCCCGTGCTCTTCACCACGTCCGGCATGCACCCGCTCACCCCGTACCTGGAGGGCCGCCCCCACCCCGGGGGCAGCCGGCTCGTCAACGTACAGCGCTGTCTGCGGACCACCGACCTGGACGAGGTCGGGGACGCCACCCACCTGACCGTCTTCGAGATGCTCGGCACCTGGTCGCTGGGCGACTACGACGGCCCGTGCAGCCTCGACTGGGGATACGGGCTGCTCACCGAGGGGCTGGGGGTCGACCCCGGACGGCTGCACGCCACGGTGTACGCGGGTGACGGCCGGACCGGGCGGGACACGGCCTCCCTGCGGATGTGGCAGGACCTCGGTGTCCCCGTCGAGCTCACCGTGGAGGACAACTGGTGGTCCAACGGCCCGGTCGGACCCTGCGGCCCCGACTCGGAGATCTTCCTGTGGAGCGGTGAGGGACCGCCCGTCTCCACCCCCACCCGGGACGAGCGGTGGGTGGAGGTGTGGAACCACGTCACGATGAGCCACCGCCGGCTCGACGACGGCTCGCTCGTGCCGCTGCCCCGGCGCAATGTCGACACCGGGCTCGGTCTTGAGCGGCTGGCCACGCTGCTCCAGGGCAGGCGGTCGGTCTTCGAGTGCGACGCCTTCGACCCCTGGCGCCGCCTCGTGCCGGGCCCGTGGCCGCTGGACGAGGTGTCGCTGCGGCTGGTCTGCGACCATCTGCGGTCCGCCGTCGTCGTCATCGGGGACGGGGTGCGCCCGGCCGCCACCGGGCGGGGGTACGTGCTGCGGCGCCTGCTGCGGCGGGTGCTGACCGTGCTCCGGCGCGACGATCCCTCGCGCACCCTCGGGGACCTGCCGCCCGAACTGGTCCGGCACACCCTGGACCACTTCCGGCAGGACCTGGACCCCGGTGTGGTGCCGCGGGTGCTGGCCGAGGAGGAGCGCCGGTTCACCGGGCTCCTGGAACGGGGCCGTCGGGTGCTCGCCCGGCCCCGCTTCCGGGGGTCGCTGACCGACGAGGACTTCCACTACCTCCACGACACGCACGGTCTGCCGCGCGAACTGATCACGAGTCTGCGGGAGGGGTGA
- a CDS encoding Mur ligase family protein, translating to MAGNTEPLSPRAKLAVTAGKAAAAVSRAAGRGSGSVIGGRVALKLDPDLLGRLAQHLDVILVSATNGKTTTTRLIAEALRAAGPVVSNALGANMPAGITSALAGGSDAQYGVIEVDEKYLAGVARDTTPKVIALLNLSRDQLDRAAETRMLAEKWREGLSGSKAVIVANADDPLIVWAASSSPNVVWVAAGQAWKDDAWSCPSCGGVMQRPGDDWFCGECGFRRPPPSWVLHGDYVLDPHGSAWPIHLQLPGRANKANATSSAAVAAVFGVPPQVALERMYQVQAVAGRYDVVSFLGRELRLLLAKNPAGWLETFSLIDPPPTPVILSVNARGADGTDTSWLWDVDYTQLAGHPIFVLGDRKLDLAVRLEVAGLDFRVCENLDEAVQQAPPGRIEVIANYTAFQDLRRRVGN from the coding sequence ATGGCAGGCAACACGGAGCCGTTGTCGCCGCGGGCCAAGCTGGCCGTGACGGCGGGCAAGGCCGCTGCGGCGGTGTCGCGGGCAGCCGGGCGGGGCAGCGGATCGGTGATCGGCGGCCGGGTGGCGCTCAAGCTCGACCCCGACCTGCTCGGGCGGCTGGCGCAGCACCTGGACGTGATCCTCGTGTCGGCGACGAACGGCAAGACGACCACCACACGGCTGATCGCCGAGGCGCTGCGGGCCGCGGGCCCGGTCGTCTCGAACGCGCTGGGCGCCAACATGCCCGCGGGCATCACCTCGGCCCTGGCCGGCGGCTCCGACGCGCAGTACGGCGTGATCGAGGTCGACGAGAAGTACCTCGCGGGGGTCGCCCGCGACACGACGCCCAAGGTGATCGCGCTGCTCAACCTCTCGCGCGACCAGCTGGACCGGGCCGCGGAGACGCGGATGCTGGCCGAGAAGTGGCGCGAGGGACTGTCCGGCTCCAAGGCCGTGATCGTCGCCAACGCCGACGACCCGCTGATCGTCTGGGCGGCCTCCTCCTCCCCCAATGTGGTGTGGGTGGCAGCCGGCCAGGCGTGGAAGGACGACGCCTGGTCCTGCCCGTCCTGCGGCGGTGTCATGCAGCGCCCCGGCGACGACTGGTTCTGCGGCGAGTGCGGTTTCCGCCGCCCGCCGCCGAGCTGGGTCCTGCACGGGGACTACGTCCTCGACCCGCACGGTTCGGCGTGGCCGATCCACCTCCAGCTCCCCGGCCGCGCCAACAAGGCCAACGCGACGAGTTCGGCGGCCGTCGCCGCCGTCTTCGGTGTGCCGCCCCAGGTGGCCCTGGAGCGCATGTACCAGGTGCAGGCCGTCGCCGGCCGCTACGACGTGGTGAGCTTCCTCGGCCGTGAGCTGCGGCTCCTGCTGGCGAAGAACCCGGCGGGCTGGCTGGAGACGTTCTCCCTGATCGACCCGCCGCCCACCCCGGTGATCCTGTCGGTCAACGCGCGCGGCGCGGACGGCACGGACACCTCGTGGCTGTGGGACGTCGACTACACCCAGCTCGCGGGCCACCCGATCTTCGTGCTCGGCGACCGCAAGCTGGACCTCGCGGTCCGGCTCGAAGTGGCCGGACTCGACTTCCGGGTCTGCGAGAACCTCGATGAGGCCGTGCAGCAGGCACCGCCGGGACGCATCGAGGTCATCGCCAACTACACCGCCTTCCAGGATCTGCGCCGTCGTGTCGGCAACTGA
- a CDS encoding type 1 glutamine amidotransferase → MSNNSLRLVWVYPDLLSTYGDQGNALMVERRARQRGLDVSRVDVRSDQPVPTSGDIYLIGGGEDRPQRLAAERLRRDGGLSRAASNGAIIFSVCAGYQILGHEFVNDLGEREQGLGLLDVVSTRGEGERCVGDVLGDIDPHLGLPPLTGFENHQGVTHLGPTARPFARVRFGRGNGTGDGTEGAYNDTVFGTYMHGPVMARNPLIADLLLKLALDVNALPPTDDRWYEALRAERIAAATQPA, encoded by the coding sequence ATGAGCAACAACAGCCTGCGGCTGGTGTGGGTCTACCCGGACCTGCTGAGCACCTACGGCGATCAGGGCAACGCCCTGATGGTAGAGCGCCGGGCCCGTCAGCGCGGTCTCGACGTGTCGCGCGTCGATGTCCGCAGCGACCAGCCGGTCCCCACGTCCGGGGACATCTATCTGATCGGCGGCGGCGAGGACCGGCCGCAGCGGCTCGCGGCGGAGCGGCTGCGCCGTGACGGCGGCCTCAGCCGGGCCGCGTCCAACGGCGCGATCATCTTCTCGGTCTGCGCCGGCTACCAGATCCTCGGCCACGAGTTCGTCAACGACCTCGGTGAGCGCGAGCAGGGCCTCGGTCTCCTGGACGTGGTCTCGACCCGCGGCGAGGGTGAGCGGTGCGTCGGCGACGTGCTGGGGGACATCGACCCACACCTCGGTCTTCCGCCGCTGACCGGCTTCGAGAACCACCAGGGCGTCACGCATCTCGGCCCGACGGCGCGGCCGTTCGCGCGGGTGCGGTTCGGCCGGGGCAACGGCACGGGCGACGGCACGGAGGGCGCGTACAACGACACGGTCTTCGGCACCTATATGCACGGTCCCGTGATGGCGCGGAACCCGCTGATCGCGGACCTGCTGCTGAAGCTGGCGCTCGATGTGAACGCTCTTCCGCCCACCGACGACCGGTGGTACGAGGCGCTGCGCGCGGAGCGCATCGCAGCGGCCACACAGCCCGCCTGA
- a CDS encoding 6-phosphofructokinase produces the protein MRIGVLTSGGDCPGLNAVIRSVVHRAVVDHGDEVIGFHDGWRGLLECDYRKLDLDAVGGILARGGTILGSSRVQPAHLRGGIEQARGHVRDLGLDAIIPIGGEGTLKAANLLSEAGLPIVGVPKTIDNDIASTDVTFGFDTAVGVATEALDRLKTTAESHQRVMIVEVMGRHTGWIALHSGMAAGAHAVVVPERPFDIDELTELVGRRFSAGKKFAIVVVAEGAKPREGSMEFESGVKDVYGHERFTGVATQLSIELEQRLGKEARPVILGHVQRGGTPTAYDRVLATRFGWHAVEAAHRGEFGMMTALRGTDIVMVPLAHAVETLKTVPAERYAEVECVL, from the coding sequence ATGCGAATTGGTGTGCTCACCTCCGGCGGCGACTGCCCCGGCCTCAATGCGGTCATCCGGTCCGTCGTCCACCGCGCTGTGGTCGACCACGGCGACGAGGTCATCGGCTTCCACGACGGCTGGCGGGGCCTCCTGGAGTGCGACTACCGCAAGCTCGACCTGGACGCGGTCGGCGGCATCCTCGCCCGCGGCGGCACCATCCTCGGCTCCTCCCGGGTCCAGCCCGCGCATCTGCGCGGCGGCATCGAGCAGGCCAGGGGCCACGTCCGGGATCTCGGTCTCGACGCGATCATTCCGATCGGCGGCGAGGGCACCCTCAAGGCGGCGAACCTGCTGTCCGAGGCGGGGCTGCCGATCGTGGGCGTGCCGAAGACCATCGACAACGACATCGCCTCCACCGACGTCACCTTCGGCTTCGACACCGCCGTCGGAGTCGCCACCGAGGCGCTCGACCGGCTGAAGACCACCGCCGAGTCGCACCAGCGGGTCATGATCGTCGAGGTCATGGGCCGGCACACCGGCTGGATCGCCCTGCACTCGGGCATGGCGGCCGGTGCGCACGCCGTCGTCGTCCCCGAGCGCCCCTTCGACATCGACGAGCTGACGGAGCTGGTGGGCCGCCGCTTCTCGGCCGGCAAGAAGTTCGCGATCGTGGTGGTCGCCGAGGGCGCGAAGCCGCGCGAGGGCTCCATGGAGTTCGAGTCGGGCGTCAAGGACGTCTACGGGCACGAGCGCTTCACGGGCGTGGCGACCCAGCTCTCCATCGAGCTGGAGCAGCGGCTCGGCAAGGAGGCCCGCCCGGTGATCCTCGGCCATGTGCAGCGCGGCGGCACCCCGACCGCGTACGACAGGGTCCTCGCGACCCGCTTCGGCTGGCACGCGGTGGAGGCCGCGCACCGCGGCGAGTTCGGCATGATGACGGCGCTGCGCGGCACGGACATCGTCATGGTCCCGCTGGCGCATGCCGTGGAGACGCTGAAGACGGTGCCCGCCGAGCGGTACGCCGAGGTGGAGTGCGTGCTCTGA
- a CDS encoding cytochrome c oxidase assembly protein yields MDHSGHGMNMDLPPFTLGRGLHLSADPFFLTGCVLAVLLYGYGVLRLRRRGDEWPVARTVLFVVGVLTIALVMCTRLNDYGMVMFSVHMVQHMVISMLSPILLLLGAPVTLALRALPVARRGSKGPRELLLMLLHSRYMKVVTHPAFTIPLFIASLYALYFTPLFDYLMGSTAGHLGMMVHFLAVGLVFFWPIMGVDPGPHRPGYVMRMLELFAGMPFHAFFGIALMMASQPMVEVYKNPPASLGIDALSDQSAAGGIAWAFSEIPSVLVLVALVFQWYRSEQRTAKRSDRAADRDGDQELQAYNAYLASLQARGQ; encoded by the coding sequence ATGGATCACAGCGGGCACGGCATGAACATGGACCTGCCGCCGTTCACGCTGGGACGGGGGCTCCACCTCTCCGCGGACCCGTTCTTCCTGACCGGCTGTGTCCTCGCCGTGCTCCTGTACGGGTACGGGGTGCTGCGGCTGCGCAGACGCGGGGACGAGTGGCCGGTGGCGCGCACGGTCCTCTTCGTCGTCGGGGTGCTGACCATCGCCCTGGTGATGTGCACCCGGCTCAACGACTACGGCATGGTCATGTTCAGCGTGCACATGGTGCAGCACATGGTGATCAGCATGCTGTCGCCGATCCTGCTGCTGCTGGGCGCTCCCGTGACGCTCGCGCTGCGTGCGCTCCCGGTGGCGCGGCGTGGTTCGAAGGGGCCGCGCGAGCTGCTCCTGATGCTGCTGCACAGCCGGTACATGAAGGTCGTCACGCATCCCGCGTTCACGATCCCGCTGTTCATCGCCAGCCTGTACGCGCTGTACTTCACCCCGCTCTTCGACTATCTGATGGGTTCGACGGCCGGGCACCTGGGGATGATGGTCCACTTCCTGGCGGTCGGTCTGGTCTTCTTCTGGCCGATCATGGGCGTCGACCCCGGACCGCACCGGCCGGGGTATGTGATGCGGATGCTGGAGCTGTTCGCCGGGATGCCGTTCCACGCCTTCTTCGGGATCGCGCTCATGATGGCGTCCCAGCCGATGGTGGAGGTGTACAAGAACCCTCCGGCCTCGCTCGGCATCGACGCGCTGTCCGACCAGAGCGCGGCGGGCGGCATCGCCTGGGCGTTCAGCGAGATCCCCTCGGTGCTGGTCCTGGTGGCCCTGGTGTTCCAGTGGTACCGCTCGGAGCAGCGGACGGCGAAGCGCTCGGACCGGGCCGCGGACCGGGACGGCGATCAGGAGCTTCAGGCGTACAACGCCTATCTCGCGTCGTTGCAGGCGCGCGGACAGTAG
- a CDS encoding endo-1,4-beta-xylanase, whose translation MSLVKRCRPRRTGGLPALLVGTLALATGLAGGPASAAPQDTLHDLAAAQGRYFGSATDNPELPDAAYAEILGSEFGQITPGNSMKWDTIEPVQGRFDFTKGDVITDFAQQHGQTVRGHTLVWHSQLPGWVGSLPSAQVETAMTDHITAEATHYRGEVAAWDVVNEPFNEDGTFRTSPFYTAMGSDYIATALRAAHAADPDAKLYINDYNIEGMGAKSDAMYDLVSELLDEGVPLDGVGMQAHLAIQYGFPYQMQANMQRFADLGLDVAVTELDVRMQLPADAAKLATQSSYYGQVVDACLAVGRCVGITIWDYTDKYSWVPSTFPGEGAANLYDDDLAPKPAYDAVRTALGGEPGGGDDGGDDGGDDGSTPGTLKVQYRSSDASAGDNQIKPGLQLVNTGTGAVSLPSVTVRYWFSGDNGATTYGSWCDWSPLDCSTVTHRVVAASTPKAGADHYLEVGFTSGSLAPGASTGEIQLRLSKTDWSNFDESDDYSYGTGTSYADASKITVYAGGDLVWGIEP comes from the coding sequence ATGAGCTTGGTGAAGCGCTGTAGGCCCCGTCGCACCGGAGGACTCCCGGCCCTCCTGGTCGGCACTCTCGCCCTTGCCACCGGTCTGGCGGGCGGGCCGGCGTCAGCCGCCCCGCAGGACACTTTGCACGACCTCGCCGCCGCCCAGGGCAGGTATTTCGGTTCCGCCACCGACAACCCCGAGCTGCCCGATGCCGCGTACGCGGAGATCCTGGGCTCCGAGTTCGGGCAGATCACCCCGGGCAACTCCATGAAGTGGGACACCATCGAGCCCGTACAGGGCCGGTTCGACTTCACCAAGGGCGACGTGATCACCGACTTCGCCCAGCAGCACGGCCAGACCGTGCGCGGACACACCCTGGTCTGGCACAGCCAGCTGCCCGGCTGGGTCGGCTCACTGCCGTCCGCGCAGGTCGAGACGGCCATGACCGACCACATCACCGCGGAGGCCACCCACTACCGCGGCGAGGTGGCCGCCTGGGACGTCGTGAACGAGCCGTTCAACGAGGACGGAACCTTCCGCACGAGCCCGTTCTACACGGCGATGGGCAGCGACTACATCGCCACCGCCCTGCGCGCGGCGCACGCCGCCGACCCGGACGCCAAGCTCTACATCAACGACTACAACATCGAGGGCATGGGCGCGAAGAGCGACGCCATGTACGACCTGGTGAGCGAGCTGCTCGACGAGGGCGTACCGCTCGACGGGGTCGGGATGCAGGCGCACCTGGCGATCCAGTACGGCTTCCCGTACCAGATGCAGGCGAACATGCAGCGCTTCGCCGATCTCGGACTCGATGTAGCCGTCACCGAACTTGACGTGCGCATGCAGCTTCCGGCCGATGCCGCCAAGCTCGCCACCCAGTCCTCGTACTACGGACAGGTGGTCGACGCCTGCCTCGCGGTCGGGCGCTGCGTCGGCATCACCATCTGGGACTACACGGACAAGTACTCCTGGGTGCCGAGCACCTTCCCCGGCGAGGGCGCCGCCAATCTGTACGACGACGACCTGGCCCCGAAGCCCGCCTACGACGCCGTGCGCACCGCGCTGGGCGGCGAGCCGGGCGGGGGCGACGACGGCGGGGACGACGGAGGCGACGACGGTTCCACCCCCGGCACGCTGAAGGTGCAGTACCGCAGCAGCGACGCCTCGGCCGGTGACAACCAGATCAAGCCCGGTCTCCAACTCGTGAACACCGGCACCGGCGCGGTGAGCCTGCCGTCGGTGACCGTCCGCTACTGGTTCTCCGGTGACAACGGCGCTACGACGTACGGCAGTTGGTGCGACTGGTCGCCCCTCGACTGCTCCACGGTCACGCACCGGGTGGTCGCGGCGAGCACCCCGAAGGCCGGGGCCGACCACTACCTCGAAGTGGGCTTCACGAGCGGGAGCCTGGCCCCCGGCGCGTCGACCGGCGAGATCCAGCTGCGCCTGAGCAAGACGGACTGGTCGAACTTCGACGAGTCGGACGACTACAGCTACGGCACCGGCACCTCGTACGCGGACGCCTCGAAGATCACCGTGTACGCCGGCGGCGACCTGGTCTGGGGCATCGAGCCCTGA